Proteins found in one Balneola vulgaris DSM 17893 genomic segment:
- a CDS encoding queuosine precursor transporter: protein MSQNHQRDILFLTLSGVFLTALVLGNVIGTTKFVTIFSFNMPEWLQAITPSLVRDGSLYTMSVPAGVIAYPFTFLATDLISELFGRKKAQLVVWVGFFMNFFMLFLMTVNHWLPNTNGVSGGLDLFEGVYEFMIGNTIASMVAYLTAQSVDVRLFHYWKKKTKGKHLWLRNNASTMFSQLVDSTAIILILYFANNLGPNINTIGAAVILIVNSYLFKFFFALFDTPLFYIGVHLLKNFDEDPERSSVN, encoded by the coding sequence ATGAGTCAAAACCACCAACGCGATATACTGTTCTTAACACTTTCGGGAGTGTTCCTTACGGCGCTTGTTCTAGGTAATGTAATAGGTACTACAAAGTTTGTTACCATCTTCAGCTTTAATATGCCCGAGTGGTTACAGGCTATCACTCCATCTTTAGTACGAGATGGTAGTTTATATACGATGAGTGTACCTGCCGGTGTGATTGCCTATCCGTTTACCTTTTTAGCAACCGATTTGATTTCCGAATTGTTTGGTAGAAAAAAAGCTCAGCTTGTAGTTTGGGTAGGTTTCTTCATGAACTTCTTTATGCTTTTTTTGATGACCGTGAACCACTGGTTGCCAAATACGAATGGAGTAAGTGGCGGTCTTGATTTGTTTGAAGGTGTCTATGAGTTCATGATTGGAAATACGATTGCAAGTATGGTGGCCTATCTTACAGCCCAATCTGTAGATGTAAGATTGTTTCATTATTGGAAGAAAAAAACAAAGGGAAAACATCTTTGGCTGCGAAATAATGCATCTACCATGTTTAGTCAATTAGTAGATTCAACAGCCATCATTCTTATTCTATACTTTGCAAATAATCTAGGCCCGAACATAAACACAATTGGAGCGGCAGTAATACTAATAGTAAACTCGTATCTCTTTAAGTTTTTCTTCGCTCTCTTTGATACGCCACTTTTTTATATAGGGGTCCACTTGCTTAAGAACTTTGATGAGGATCCTGAGAGGAGTAGTGTAAATTAA
- a CDS encoding ABC1 kinase family protein — MSDFPSSKYERGKIIAKTGLKVGTNYAQRYLKNKVSGKVEDERSFHQENAKEVFKEFTKLRGTALKIAQGMSMDQGILPDEFAEVMSQAQYSVPPINKALIRSIIKRELGGYPEQLFATFDATAFAAASIGQVHKAELKDGRRVAIKIQYPNVRDTIDSDLVMAKGFAKRLVKKGSNIDPYFDEIRDTLLLETDYLHEGQQIEHFSKRFTHINVVTPQWIEEYSTSKVLCMTFLDGRHLNEFIAENPTQEQRNHFGQLLWDFFHEQIIDHDYIHADTHPGNFLFMNDGRLGVIDFGCVKKFPVKFFRDYLELLPTHLKNDDAAIRSLFERLEVLKQNSSDGDTDQPYFEFAKNYGLTFSRPYTQEVFDFGDPEFDNTIRHFTKDAPLSNEPRGNKHFIYTTKVHVGLYNLLIKLKAQINTEKSKNILSKLLDISF; from the coding sequence ATGAGTGATTTCCCATCCTCCAAATATGAACGAGGAAAAATAATTGCAAAAACAGGGCTCAAAGTTGGTACCAATTATGCCCAGCGTTATTTGAAGAATAAAGTATCGGGCAAGGTAGAAGACGAAAGAAGTTTTCACCAAGAAAATGCCAAAGAAGTATTTAAAGAGTTTACTAAGCTTCGCGGTACTGCCCTCAAAATTGCTCAAGGCATGAGTATGGACCAAGGCATATTACCCGATGAATTCGCCGAGGTAATGAGTCAAGCGCAGTACTCGGTTCCTCCAATCAACAAAGCCCTTATACGCTCAATCATAAAACGAGAATTAGGCGGTTATCCTGAGCAACTCTTCGCTACATTCGATGCCACTGCTTTTGCCGCTGCCTCCATTGGGCAAGTTCACAAAGCAGAGTTAAAGGATGGGCGACGTGTAGCCATAAAGATTCAGTACCCGAATGTAAGAGATACCATTGACTCAGACCTTGTAATGGCAAAAGGCTTTGCTAAACGACTGGTTAAAAAGGGTTCCAATATAGATCCCTATTTCGATGAAATTCGTGATACTCTTCTACTTGAAACCGATTATTTACACGAAGGGCAACAAATTGAACATTTCAGCAAGCGATTTACTCATATAAATGTGGTAACTCCACAATGGATTGAAGAGTATTCTACTTCTAAAGTGCTATGTATGACTTTTTTAGATGGCCGACATCTTAATGAGTTTATAGCTGAAAACCCTACGCAGGAGCAACGGAACCACTTTGGGCAGTTACTTTGGGACTTCTTTCATGAACAGATTATAGATCACGACTATATCCATGCCGATACCCACCCCGGGAATTTCTTATTTATGAATGATGGGCGATTAGGAGTAATCGATTTTGGTTGCGTGAAAAAATTTCCCGTCAAATTCTTCCGAGATTACCTAGAACTTCTACCCACCCATTTAAAAAATGACGATGCAGCAATTCGGAGTCTTTTTGAACGGTTGGAAGTTTTAAAACAGAATTCCTCCGATGGGGATACGGACCAACCTTATTTCGAATTTGCTAAGAATTATGGGCTCACATTTTCGCGTCCATATACTCAAGAAGTATTTGATTTCGGAGATCCTGAATTTGATAACACCATCCGGCATTTCACGAAAGACGCCCCCCTATCTAATGAACCTAGGGGGAACAAACACTTTATATATACTACTAAAGTACATGTAGGGCTTTATAATCTACTGATTAAACTAAAAGCGCAGATTAACACCGAAAAGAGCAAAAACATCCTAAGCAAACTCTTAGATATAAGTTTCTAA
- a CDS encoding paraquat-inducible protein A, whose translation MKPYKTIVLSILLGVLTATASYVYIIESQKRTLQEELIELSMVKYGLFNVDVWKAELTEIISRRINEFELEQDREEELRERISSFLDSAVDELEESFNEHNSGSVKGFIKKNVASLTDVFGVMKEDIPVITESIIRFIRDPENRALAQEFLIKKMEEYSDKTFSEVDYSSYNLILQKYGYDTKEEAIQGIKSRIDKKRAQRLPFSIFIFSSVIILFVYLLFTSSHKPIHYLLLTIICAVLLGVGLLLPMINIDARVSEMNFQLLGETISFTDQVLYFKSKSILEVVSLMVLNAKIDVVLVGILVFSFSVLFPVSKLIASTIYLYKPEYREQKWIKFLVFKTAKWSMADVMVVAIFMAYIGFSGIISEQLKDLETIVTHVDMMTTNASSLEVGFYFFTSFAVLSNLVSHKIMYGKDF comes from the coding sequence TTGAAACCATATAAAACCATAGTTCTATCAATACTTCTTGGAGTATTAACTGCAACGGCATCCTATGTATATATCATAGAATCGCAAAAGCGAACCTTGCAAGAAGAGCTTATTGAACTCTCCATGGTGAAGTATGGATTGTTTAATGTGGATGTTTGGAAAGCCGAGTTAACAGAAATCATATCCAGAAGAATTAATGAGTTTGAGCTGGAGCAAGACAGAGAGGAAGAGCTAAGAGAACGTATATCTTCTTTTTTAGATAGTGCCGTGGATGAATTAGAGGAGAGTTTCAATGAGCATAACTCAGGCAGTGTTAAAGGATTCATCAAAAAGAATGTAGCTTCTTTAACGGATGTATTTGGGGTTATGAAAGAAGACATCCCCGTTATCACAGAAAGCATTATTAGGTTTATCCGAGATCCTGAAAACCGAGCTTTGGCCCAAGAGTTCTTAATTAAAAAAATGGAGGAGTACTCAGATAAAACCTTTTCTGAGGTAGATTATAGTTCCTACAATTTGATTCTGCAGAAATACGGATATGATACCAAGGAAGAAGCTATTCAAGGCATCAAAAGCCGGATTGATAAAAAAAGAGCCCAACGACTCCCTTTTTCGATCTTTATATTTTCATCGGTTATCATCCTATTTGTATACCTGCTTTTTACAAGTTCTCATAAACCCATTCATTATTTACTTCTCACAATCATCTGTGCCGTTCTTTTAGGGGTGGGATTATTACTTCCGATGATTAACATTGACGCCCGTGTTTCAGAAATGAATTTTCAGCTCCTTGGTGAGACCATCTCATTTACCGACCAAGTACTGTATTTCAAAAGTAAAAGCATATTAGAGGTAGTCTCTCTAATGGTCTTAAATGCTAAAATTGATGTGGTTCTTGTAGGGATACTTGTGTTCTCCTTTAGTGTATTATTTCCCGTTAGTAAATTAATAGCGTCTACTATTTATTTATATAAGCCTGAATACCGAGAACAAAAGTGGATTAAGTTTCTTGTGTTTAAAACGGCAAAATGGTCGATGGCGGATGTGATGGTGGTAGCCATATTTATGGCATATATAGGTTTCAGCGGGATAATTTCTGAGCAGTTAAAAGATCTAGAAACGATCGTTACGCATGTAGATATGATGACCACAAATGCATCTAGCTTAGAAGTGGGCTTTTACTTCTTTACTTCGTTTGCTGTATTGAGCAATCTTGTTTCCCACAAAATAATGTACGGCAAAGATTTTTAG
- a CDS encoding ATP-binding protein: MNIRKIFPSSEKSMRIEFMLFEITLLLTVFIFLFWAAFAIIAKYNLIIQSIYSLGFVVYTGLYVLHKKGVGFTKLSTTYYITAFALLGIAWLPSGGVTGAILYFVILLYISGLLVLPLRAYILFVSAIAVMVLGFTIYEYLFPQASNQYPDKLSQIRDLSLTSVITIATLGIALYIFKKSYISDREKLSKAVLDLKSEKIRAEAADDTKSQFLATISHEMRTPLNGIVGITELLEETNLSDEQRELVTNLAYSSNMLNSLIGDVLDYTLLEDRKLVLQNNEIHIQKELKNLVDMFKPKIDSKNKRIELKFEYDSEIPEIVIGDVTRLRQILVNLVNNAVKFTNEGYIHIKTRFIAEEEDIQRVRFTIEDSGIGISEQDKALLFTKFFRAKTNDKVEGTGLGLAICRGLIDLMNGAIYVDSKLGEGSTFTIEIPFRAYEDKSVQEVKDHKDKECFAGLKILIAEDVLVNQLVLKKMLEHLSVTDVEIVDNGEDAVERAISDNYDFVLMDIQMPKLDGMDASEKITEYYADKEHKPKIIAVTANVMKSDLARYAEVGIIDAATKPLNTQMIRDLLSKYRDVQV; encoded by the coding sequence TTGAATATCCGTAAAATATTTCCATCAAGTGAAAAAAGCATGAGAATTGAATTCATGCTTTTCGAAATCACACTGTTATTAACGGTATTCATTTTCCTATTCTGGGCAGCATTTGCCATTATTGCAAAATACAATCTGATTATTCAGTCTATATATTCCTTAGGCTTTGTGGTATACACAGGTTTATATGTGCTTCATAAAAAAGGGGTAGGCTTTACAAAACTATCCACCACTTATTATATTACTGCTTTTGCTCTATTAGGTATAGCATGGTTGCCTTCGGGAGGTGTTACAGGTGCCATCTTATATTTCGTCATACTTCTATATATCTCAGGATTATTAGTACTTCCACTTCGAGCATATATACTATTTGTATCCGCCATCGCAGTGATGGTTTTGGGCTTTACCATATATGAATATTTATTCCCCCAAGCTTCTAATCAATACCCAGATAAATTATCTCAAATAAGAGATCTGTCTCTAACCAGTGTTATTACAATAGCTACATTAGGAATTGCACTCTACATCTTTAAGAAATCATATATATCCGACAGGGAAAAACTGAGTAAAGCCGTGTTGGATTTAAAGTCAGAAAAAATTCGGGCTGAAGCCGCTGACGACACAAAATCCCAATTTTTGGCCACTATAAGTCATGAAATGAGAACCCCACTCAATGGTATAGTTGGGATTACTGAATTACTGGAGGAAACCAATCTCTCTGATGAACAAAGAGAATTGGTTACAAATCTAGCCTACAGTAGTAATATGCTGAATAGTTTAATTGGGGATGTTCTAGATTATACTTTACTCGAAGATCGAAAATTGGTGCTTCAAAACAACGAGATCCATATTCAGAAAGAGTTAAAGAATTTGGTAGATATGTTTAAGCCAAAAATTGACTCAAAGAATAAACGCATTGAGCTAAAGTTTGAATATGATTCGGAGATTCCAGAAATCGTAATTGGGGATGTAACTCGCCTTCGCCAGATACTAGTAAATTTGGTAAATAATGCGGTGAAGTTTACGAATGAAGGATATATACATATTAAGACTCGTTTTATAGCTGAAGAAGAAGATATACAAAGAGTCAGGTTTACTATAGAAGATTCTGGTATTGGTATATCAGAGCAAGACAAGGCCTTACTTTTTACGAAATTCTTTAGAGCAAAAACCAACGACAAAGTAGAGGGGACAGGATTAGGCTTGGCAATCTGTAGAGGACTCATTGACCTAATGAATGGAGCCATTTATGTAGATTCCAAACTCGGAGAAGGATCTACCTTTACTATTGAAATTCCATTTAGGGCCTATGAAGATAAATCGGTGCAAGAAGTTAAAGACCATAAAGATAAAGAGTGCTTTGCTGGCTTGAAAATTCTTATCGCAGAGGATGTTTTGGTGAATCAATTAGTGCTTAAAAAAATGCTAGAACACCTTAGTGTGACCGATGTTGAAATTGTTGATAATGGGGAGGACGCCGTTGAAAGAGCAATATCAGATAATTATGATTTTGTATTGATGGATATTCAGATGCCAAAGCTAGATGGTATGGATGCTTCGGAAAAGATTACAGAATACTATGCCGACAAAGAACATAAACCTAAGATTATAGCGGTTACGGCAAATGTGATGAAATCGGATTTAGCGCGATATGCAGAGGTAGGCATAATAGATGCCGCAACGAAACCACTTAATACACAGATGATTCGAGACTTGTTAAGCAAGTACCGCGACGTTCAAGTCTAA
- the hflC gene encoding protease modulator HflC, with protein sequence MKKINGIGLLAILGIVGFILMNSIFIVNEKEQVIITQFGDPQGEAITTPGLKFKTPFLEDANYFEKRYLEWDGDPNQVPTKDKVFIFVDTYARWQITDPLKYFERLGNERGALSRLDDILDGETRNAVASHNLVELIRSSNREAATEGVIADIVNDSLENISVGRDKIQEEIQELANKRAEDLGIVVLDFRFKRINYAEEVRRTVYDRMISERNRIADKFRSEGQGEASRINGEKERELKRIQSEAFREAETIRGKADAEAASIYNSAYNKTRQARELYAFIKSMEAYSKTIDKETSLIISTDSEFYKYLNSIDN encoded by the coding sequence ATGAAGAAGATTAACGGAATTGGATTATTAGCGATACTTGGGATTGTTGGTTTTATACTGATGAACTCTATTTTCATTGTAAATGAAAAAGAACAAGTAATTATTACTCAGTTTGGTGATCCACAAGGGGAAGCAATTACAACACCGGGTCTAAAATTTAAAACTCCATTTTTAGAAGACGCTAATTATTTTGAGAAGCGATATTTGGAGTGGGATGGCGATCCTAATCAGGTTCCTACAAAAGATAAGGTGTTTATATTTGTGGATACCTATGCTAGATGGCAGATTACAGATCCTCTTAAATACTTTGAACGCCTAGGAAATGAACGTGGGGCATTATCAAGGTTAGATGATATTCTCGATGGGGAAACAAGAAATGCCGTTGCATCTCATAACTTAGTTGAACTCATACGTTCATCAAATAGAGAAGCAGCAACTGAAGGCGTTATAGCAGATATCGTGAATGACTCTTTAGAAAACATCTCTGTAGGTAGAGATAAAATTCAGGAGGAGATTCAGGAGTTAGCCAATAAAAGAGCTGAAGATCTTGGAATCGTAGTTTTAGACTTTAGATTCAAAAGAATCAATTATGCCGAAGAAGTTCGTCGAACTGTTTACGACCGTATGATCTCTGAACGGAATAGAATCGCAGATAAGTTTAGATCAGAAGGACAAGGTGAAGCTTCACGAATAAATGGTGAGAAAGAACGAGAATTGAAGCGTATTCAATCTGAAGCTTTTAGAGAAGCTGAAACCATTCGTGGTAAAGCTGATGCCGAAGCCGCGTCCATTTACAACAGTGCTTACAATAAAACACGCCAAGCTCGAGAGCTGTATGCGTTTATAAAAAGCATGGAAGCATACTCAAAAACAATTGACAAAGAGACTTCACTTATCATCTCAACGGATAGTGAGTTCTATAAATATTTGAATTCTATAGATAACTAA
- the hflK gene encoding FtsH protease activity modulator HflK, with the protein MAQQNDFSFNVPPEFEKFTKNIRLIIVGVVTVMTIFSSFFTVETEEVGVIMRFGEYVGEARPGLNFKVPFIDQVEYVPVQRQLKQEFGYRTTSAGINSTYAKAGYVDESLMLTGDLNLADVEWVVQFRINNPYNYLFKVRNADETLRDVSEAAMRQIVGDRTVNEVLTVGRAEVASQAEILIQGMSDEYELGIKIEQVVLQDANPPDPVKPSFNGVNEAEQQRETLINQARADYNRVIPRAAGEAEQTIQQAEGYALNRVNTAQGEVSRFNDLYTEYMKAPEVTKTRIFLETMEDVLPKMGKKIITDDKGNSVIPLLQLQMDGAKVNNQNNN; encoded by the coding sequence ATGGCTCAACAAAATGATTTCTCATTCAATGTGCCGCCGGAATTTGAGAAATTCACAAAAAATATTCGGCTAATTATAGTAGGGGTCGTAACTGTTATGACCATTTTCTCATCATTCTTTACAGTTGAAACGGAAGAAGTTGGTGTTATTATGCGCTTCGGTGAATATGTAGGCGAAGCTAGACCTGGTTTAAATTTTAAAGTACCCTTTATCGATCAGGTTGAATACGTGCCTGTTCAAAGGCAATTAAAACAAGAATTCGGATACAGAACAACTTCTGCGGGTATAAATTCAACCTATGCAAAAGCGGGATATGTGGACGAATCCTTAATGTTAACTGGAGATCTCAATTTAGCCGATGTAGAGTGGGTAGTACAGTTTAGAATCAATAACCCTTATAACTATCTATTCAAAGTTAGAAACGCAGATGAAACATTACGAGATGTTTCAGAAGCGGCTATGAGGCAAATTGTTGGAGACAGAACGGTAAACGAAGTACTAACCGTTGGGCGTGCTGAAGTGGCCTCTCAAGCAGAAATTCTTATTCAAGGCATGAGTGATGAGTATGAGTTAGGAATTAAAATTGAGCAAGTCGTATTGCAAGATGCTAATCCGCCAGATCCTGTAAAGCCATCTTTCAATGGCGTTAACGAGGCAGAACAGCAACGTGAGACTTTAATTAACCAAGCACGAGCGGACTACAACCGAGTTATTCCTCGCGCTGCGGGTGAAGCAGAGCAAACTATACAGCAAGCAGAAGGTTATGCTCTTAACCGTGTGAATACCGCACAAGGGGAAGTATCGAGATTTAATGACCTTTATACAGAGTATATGAAAGCTCCTGAGGTGACTAAAACTCGAATTTTCCTAGAAACTATGGAAGATGTGCTGCCAAAGATGGGCAAAAAGATTATTACCGATGATAAAGGGAATAGTGTAATACCATTATTACAGTTACAAATGGACGGTGCCAAAGTTAATAATCAAAACAACAACTAA